The DNA sequence CAAGCGGAATCGCGGCCTCGAAGGAGCGGCGCACCTCCTCCACCGGGACGCCTTCCATTCCCGCCTTGGCCTGGTCCAATTCCCTCACCCGGTCGGTGTCGATCCGGCCGGGACAGACCGTGTTGACCAGAATTCCCCGGGGGCCCAGCTCTTCGGCCAGGGTTTTCATCAGCCCGGCCACCCCGGCGCGCATGGTATTGGAGAGGATCAATCCGGGAATCGGCTGCTTCACGGAAGAGGAAGCGACGGCCAGAATGCGCCCTCCCCGGGGCATGTGAGGCAACGTGGAGCGAACCAGACGAACGACGCTCAGCAGATTGGTTTCGAAGGCTTTCTGCCACGCCGCATCATCGAAGGATTCCAGGGTTCCCCCCGGAGGCCCCCCCGCGTTGCACAGCAGGATGTCGATCTTCCCCCAGCGGTCCACCGTTTCGCGAACCACCCGCTCGATATCCTCCAACCTCGAAACGTCCGCCTCAAAACCGGCCGCATCCGCTCCGGTCT is a window from the Planifilum fimeticola genome containing:
- a CDS encoding SDR family oxidoreductase, giving the protein MDLGLKGKIALVTAASRGLGRAIAEKLAEEGAHVAMCSRDGKRIQQAAAEIAGKTGADAAGFEADVSRLEDIERVVRETVDRWGKIDILLCNAGGPPGGTLESFDDAAWQKAFETNLLSVVRLVRSTLPHMPRGGRILAVASSSVKQPIPGLILSNTMRAGVAGLMKTLAEELGPRGILVNTVCPGRIDTDRVRELDQAKAGMEGVPVEEVRRSFEAAIPLGRYGRPEEFARVVAFLASEANTYVTGSTLLIDGGMVKSL